In Amaranthus tricolor cultivar Red isolate AtriRed21 chromosome 5, ASM2621246v1, whole genome shotgun sequence, a genomic segment contains:
- the LOC130814146 gene encoding protein SMAX1-LIKE 3-like isoform X1, protein MRSQGCTIQQALTPEAATVVKQAVALAKRRGHAQVTPLHVAHTMLAAPSGLLRAACLQSHSHPLQCRALELCFNVALNRLPTSTSGPILGPHTSHHHPTIANALVAAFKRAQAHQRRGSIENQQQPLLAVKIELEQLIISILDDPSVSRVMREAGFSSTLVKGKVEQAVSMEAPSNNNNNNNNSDNKIKDTNNNNHLTNNTNNNSISIITTTNNNNNNNFLCMSQIGSLKVGKPRLCEEGEVRDEDMMIVIESLVNKRKRNSVVVGECLTSLESLVRGVMDKVEKGEVPEILKEVKFIHLSFSCFGHLSRDDVEQRIAELKCLVKTCCMGENKGVILYLDDLKWVNEFRASNINILVDQQQARRSYYCPIEHMIMEIGKMVLCYGSDHYNGKMWLLGIATFQTYMRCRSGQSSSLETLWGLHAITIPAGSLGLSLVPESDSQSPLTCKKVDTNRGSWLMLESSGVGGGGGAVNMEVESRQGSTCNSDSTNSSLPSWLQQHKDENSKRESSISNNDQESLPVKDLCKRWGSICTTSSPSFERALSFSSISPSSFTSNFSYDPHHSKQQITHQSFEPKNFWVTHETLNKTHELTTFTMSMSSSPLQDQRKQATSSPFISSNPNSTPTSTSSSEIMDPLESKCLRFKDYDAENLKALCDALELEVPHQKDIILDIASTILHCRARKSKRKGNEQGNKEDTWLFFQGNDIESKEKIARELARLVFGSQDKFISLGLSSFSSTRGVTDNSLEDSRNKRLRDEQSCSYIERFAEVVSRDSHRVFFVEDIEQVDYCSQMGIKKAIERGKISKHSSGEEVSFGDAIIILSCEKFSSRSRACSPSTKHKVDIMPQEDNHKGDNNGDDLSTSPSISLDLNLSINDDDEKENNEVGSQSMDEIGLLASVDKCIVFKKKREF, encoded by the exons ATGAGATCACAAGGTTGTACTATTCAACAAGCCCTAACACCGGAGGCGGCCACGGTGGTGAAACAAGCGGTGGCCCTTGCGAAACGCAGGGGCCACGCGCAAGTCACGCCACTACACGTGGCACACACCATGTTGGCTGCGCCATCGGGCCTTCTCCGGGCCGCCTGCCTACAATCTCACTCTCATCCTCTTCAATGCCGAGCTTTAGAGCTTTGCTTCAACGTGGCCTTAAACCGCCTTCCTACATCCACCTCTGGCCCGATTCTCGGCCCACACACATCCCATCATCACCCAACCATCGCAAACGCGCTTGTGGCCGCCTTTAAACGGGCTCAAGCCCATCAAAGAAGGGGCTCCATAGAAAATCAGCAACAACCTCTTTTAGCAGTGAAGATTGAGCTAGAGCAGCTTATAATCTCTATATTAGATGATCCTAGTGTTAGTAGGGTTATGAGAGAAGCCGGGTTTTCAAGCACCTTAGTTAAAGGGAAAGTCGAGCAAGCTGTTTCCATGGAAGCTCcgagtaacaataacaataacaacaacaatagcgacaacaaaataaaagatacaaataataataatcatctaactaataacactaataataatagtattagtattattactactactaataataataataataataattttctatGTATGTCTCAAATAGGATCATTAAAAGTGGGAAAACCAAGATTATGTGAAGAAGGAGAAGTAAGAGATGAAGATATGATGATTGTTATTGAGAGTTTAGTaaacaagagaaaaagaaaTAGTGTTGTAGTTGGAGAATGTCTTACAAGCTTAGAAAGTTTAGTAAGAGGAGTAATGGATAAAGTGGAGAAAGGAGAAGTTCCTGAAATTCTAAAAGAGGTAAaatttattcatctttcattttcatGTTTTGGGCATCTTTCAAGAGATGATGTTGAGCAAAGAATTGCTGAATTGAAGTGTCTTGTTAAGACATGTTGTATGGGAGAAAATAAAGGGGTGATTTTATATTTAGATGATCTTAAATGGGTTAATGAGTTTAGGGcaagtaatattaatattttggtTGATCAACAACAAGCTAGAAGGAGTTATTATTGTCCTATTGAGCATATGATTATGGAGATTGGGAAAATGGTGTTGTGTTATGGTAGTGATCACTATAATGGAAAGATGTGGCTTCTTGGAATTGCAACATTTCAGACTTATATGAGATGTAGAAGTGGACAATCATCATCACTTGAGACACTTTGGGGTCTTCATGCTATCACTATTCCTGCTGGAAGCTTAGGCCTTAGTCTTGTGCCTGAAAG TGATTCACAAAGTCCATTGACATGCAAGAAGGTGGATACAAATAGAGGTAGTTGGTTGATGTTAGAAAGCAGTGGCGTAGGTGGTGGAGGAGGCGCCGTGAATATGGAGGTCGAAAGTCGGCAAGGTAGCACTTGTAATAGCGACTCCACTAATTCAAGTCTTCCTTCATGGCTCCAACAACACAAAGATGAGAATAGCAAGAGAGAAAGTAGTATTAGCAACAATGATCAG GAGTCTTTACCAGTCAAAGATCTTTGCAAAAGATGGGGCTCAATTTGCACTACTTCCTCACCATCATTTGAAAGAGCCTTAAGTTTTTCTTCCATATCACCTTCTTCATTTACCTCAAACTTTTCATATGATCCTCATCACTCAAAACAACAAATCACCCACCAAAGTTTTGAACCTAAAAACTTTTGGGTCACTCATGAAACCTTAAACAAAACCCATGAACTAACAACATTTACAATGTCCATGTCTTCATCACCCCTTCAAGATCAAAGAAAACAAGCCACATCCTCACCATTCATATCCTCAAACCCTAATTCAACCCCAACATCAACTTCCTCAAGTGAGATCATGGATCCTTTGGAATCAAAATGCCTTAGATTCAAGGATTATGATGCAGAGAATCTCAAGGCTCTTTGTGATGCACTCGAGCTCGAAGTTCCTCACCAGAAAGACATAATCTTGGATATAGCAAGCACAATATTGCATTGTAGGGCAAGAAAGTCCAAAAGAAaaggcaatgaacaaggaaacaAAGAAGATACATGGTTGTTCTTCCAAGGAAATGATATTGAATCTAAGGAGAAGATTGCAAGGGAATTGGCAAGACTTGTATTTGGTTCACAAGACAAGTTCATTTCCTTAGGCCTTAGTAGCTTTTCTTCCACAAGAGGAGTAACGGATAACTCTTTGGAAGATTCTAGAAACAAGAGGCTAAGAGATGAACAAAGTTGTAGTTACATTGAAAGATTTGCTGAGGTGGTATCTAGGGATTCACATAGGGTTTTCTTTGTTGAGGATATTGAACAAGTGGATTATTGCTCTCAAATGGGGATTAAAAAAGCCATTGAAAGAGGTAAAATCTCTAAGCATTCAAGTGGGGAAGAGGTTAGTTTTGGTGATGCAATTATCATATTAAGTTGTGAAAAGTTTAGCTCAAGATCAAGGGCTTGTTCCCCTTCAACAAAGCACAAGGTTGACATTATGCCTCAAGAAGACAATCATAAGGGAGATAATAATGGTGATGATTTAAGTACTAGTCCTAGTATCTCCTTGGATTTGAATCTTTCaataaatgatgatgatgagaagGAAAATAATGAGGTTGGAAGTCAATCTATGGATGAGATTGGGCTCCTAGCATCGGTAGATAAATGTATTGTCTTCAAAAAGAAGCGAGAGTTTTGA
- the LOC130814146 gene encoding protein SMAX1-LIKE 3-like isoform X2 — MENGPTQNKSDDKIILRKITEEDWPLEAYGDFDHSLADLTPRKLEFLFRLRFHLRLNLHAGSLKVGKPRLCEEGEVRDEDMMIVIESLVNKRKRNSVVVGECLTSLESLVRGVMDKVEKGEVPEILKEVKFIHLSFSCFGHLSRDDVEQRIAELKCLVKTCCMGENKGVILYLDDLKWVNEFRASNINILVDQQQARRSYYCPIEHMIMEIGKMVLCYGSDHYNGKMWLLGIATFQTYMRCRSGQSSSLETLWGLHAITIPAGSLGLSLVPESDSQSPLTCKKVDTNRGSWLMLESSGVGGGGGAVNMEVESRQGSTCNSDSTNSSLPSWLQQHKDENSKRESSISNNDQESLPVKDLCKRWGSICTTSSPSFERALSFSSISPSSFTSNFSYDPHHSKQQITHQSFEPKNFWVTHETLNKTHELTTFTMSMSSSPLQDQRKQATSSPFISSNPNSTPTSTSSSEIMDPLESKCLRFKDYDAENLKALCDALELEVPHQKDIILDIASTILHCRARKSKRKGNEQGNKEDTWLFFQGNDIESKEKIARELARLVFGSQDKFISLGLSSFSSTRGVTDNSLEDSRNKRLRDEQSCSYIERFAEVVSRDSHRVFFVEDIEQVDYCSQMGIKKAIERGKISKHSSGEEVSFGDAIIILSCEKFSSRSRACSPSTKHKVDIMPQEDNHKGDNNGDDLSTSPSISLDLNLSINDDDEKENNEVGSQSMDEIGLLASVDKCIVFKKKREF; from the exons ATGGAGAATGGCCCAACACAAAATAAGAGTGATGATAAGATAATTTTAAG GAAAATAACAGAGGAGGATTGGCCACTTGAAGCTTATGGCGACTTTGATCATTCACTTGCGGACCTAACTCCAAGGAAATTGGAGTTCCTCTTCCGCCTACGCTTCCACCTTCGTCTTAATTTGCATGCAG GATCATTAAAAGTGGGAAAACCAAGATTATGTGAAGAAGGAGAAGTAAGAGATGAAGATATGATGATTGTTATTGAGAGTTTAGTaaacaagagaaaaagaaaTAGTGTTGTAGTTGGAGAATGTCTTACAAGCTTAGAAAGTTTAGTAAGAGGAGTAATGGATAAAGTGGAGAAAGGAGAAGTTCCTGAAATTCTAAAAGAGGTAAaatttattcatctttcattttcatGTTTTGGGCATCTTTCAAGAGATGATGTTGAGCAAAGAATTGCTGAATTGAAGTGTCTTGTTAAGACATGTTGTATGGGAGAAAATAAAGGGGTGATTTTATATTTAGATGATCTTAAATGGGTTAATGAGTTTAGGGcaagtaatattaatattttggtTGATCAACAACAAGCTAGAAGGAGTTATTATTGTCCTATTGAGCATATGATTATGGAGATTGGGAAAATGGTGTTGTGTTATGGTAGTGATCACTATAATGGAAAGATGTGGCTTCTTGGAATTGCAACATTTCAGACTTATATGAGATGTAGAAGTGGACAATCATCATCACTTGAGACACTTTGGGGTCTTCATGCTATCACTATTCCTGCTGGAAGCTTAGGCCTTAGTCTTGTGCCTGAAAG TGATTCACAAAGTCCATTGACATGCAAGAAGGTGGATACAAATAGAGGTAGTTGGTTGATGTTAGAAAGCAGTGGCGTAGGTGGTGGAGGAGGCGCCGTGAATATGGAGGTCGAAAGTCGGCAAGGTAGCACTTGTAATAGCGACTCCACTAATTCAAGTCTTCCTTCATGGCTCCAACAACACAAAGATGAGAATAGCAAGAGAGAAAGTAGTATTAGCAACAATGATCAG GAGTCTTTACCAGTCAAAGATCTTTGCAAAAGATGGGGCTCAATTTGCACTACTTCCTCACCATCATTTGAAAGAGCCTTAAGTTTTTCTTCCATATCACCTTCTTCATTTACCTCAAACTTTTCATATGATCCTCATCACTCAAAACAACAAATCACCCACCAAAGTTTTGAACCTAAAAACTTTTGGGTCACTCATGAAACCTTAAACAAAACCCATGAACTAACAACATTTACAATGTCCATGTCTTCATCACCCCTTCAAGATCAAAGAAAACAAGCCACATCCTCACCATTCATATCCTCAAACCCTAATTCAACCCCAACATCAACTTCCTCAAGTGAGATCATGGATCCTTTGGAATCAAAATGCCTTAGATTCAAGGATTATGATGCAGAGAATCTCAAGGCTCTTTGTGATGCACTCGAGCTCGAAGTTCCTCACCAGAAAGACATAATCTTGGATATAGCAAGCACAATATTGCATTGTAGGGCAAGAAAGTCCAAAAGAAaaggcaatgaacaaggaaacaAAGAAGATACATGGTTGTTCTTCCAAGGAAATGATATTGAATCTAAGGAGAAGATTGCAAGGGAATTGGCAAGACTTGTATTTGGTTCACAAGACAAGTTCATTTCCTTAGGCCTTAGTAGCTTTTCTTCCACAAGAGGAGTAACGGATAACTCTTTGGAAGATTCTAGAAACAAGAGGCTAAGAGATGAACAAAGTTGTAGTTACATTGAAAGATTTGCTGAGGTGGTATCTAGGGATTCACATAGGGTTTTCTTTGTTGAGGATATTGAACAAGTGGATTATTGCTCTCAAATGGGGATTAAAAAAGCCATTGAAAGAGGTAAAATCTCTAAGCATTCAAGTGGGGAAGAGGTTAGTTTTGGTGATGCAATTATCATATTAAGTTGTGAAAAGTTTAGCTCAAGATCAAGGGCTTGTTCCCCTTCAACAAAGCACAAGGTTGACATTATGCCTCAAGAAGACAATCATAAGGGAGATAATAATGGTGATGATTTAAGTACTAGTCCTAGTATCTCCTTGGATTTGAATCTTTCaataaatgatgatgatgagaagGAAAATAATGAGGTTGGAAGTCAATCTATGGATGAGATTGGGCTCCTAGCATCGGTAGATAAATGTATTGTCTTCAAAAAGAAGCGAGAGTTTTGA